The following proteins are co-located in the Apis mellifera strain DH4 linkage group LG11, Amel_HAv3.1, whole genome shotgun sequence genome:
- the LOC551323 gene encoding uncharacterized protein LOC551323 isoform X1 codes for MTATTTTATMSPRFLLLLGSLFLLAATQVRAQDEEGADGIDANAEELCQDRPGDEYFRLNVDGDCRDVVRCDKASEIGVTRLATVRCPTGLAFDIERQTCDWKTNVKNCDQLEKPRKVLPILRTDEPVCPEGKLSCGNGECVDKELFCNGKPDCKDESDENACTVETDPNRAPDCDPTQCVLPDCYCSADGTRIPGNIEPSQVPQMITITFNGAVNVDNIDLYEEIFNGQRQNPNGCQIRGTFFVSHKYTNYSAVQDLHRRGHEIAVFSLTHKDDPQYWTQGSYDDWLAEMAGARLIIERFANITDGSIIGMRAPYLRVGGNKQFEMMADQFFVYDASITASLGRVPIWPYTLYFRMPHKCNGNGGNCPSRSHPVWEMVMNELDRRDDPTFDESLPGCHMVDSCSNIQTGEQFARLLRHNFNRHFNSNRAPLGLHFHASWLKSKKEYREELIKFIEEMLARSDVYFVTMVQVIKWMQTPTELSALRDFQDWKETCDEKGQPYCSLPNACPLTTRELPGETLRLFTCMECPNYYPWLLDPTGDGFTANKK; via the exons ATGACGGCGACCACCACGACGGCCACCATGTCGCCGAGGTTCCTGCTCCTTCTTGGATCCCTATTTCTGCTTGCCG CAACACAAGTCAGAGCACAGGACGAGGAGGGCGCCGATGGGATCGACGCGAATGCCGAAGAGTTGTGCCAAGATAGGCCAGGGGACGAGTATTTCCGGTTGAACGTCGACGGGGACTGTCGCGATGTCGTAAG ATGCGACAAAGCAAGCGAGATTGGCGTGACCAGGTTGGCAACAGTCCGATGTCCGACAGGTCTGGCGTTCGACATTGAGAGGCAAACGTGCGACTGGAAGACGAACGTGAAGAATTGCGACCAACTCGAGA AGCCGCGTAAGGTGTTGCCCATCCTGAGGACCGACGAACCAGTCTGCCCAGAGGGCAAATTATCGTGTGGTAACGGCGAGTGCGTCGACAAGGAGCTCTTCTGCAACGGTAAACCGGATTGCAAGGACGAATCGGACGAGAATGCGTGCA CGGTGGAAACCGACCCTAACCGTGCACCGGACTGCGACCCAACCCAATGCGTGCTCCCCGACTGTTACTGTTCAGCCGACGGCACCAGGATCCCGGGGAACATCGAGCCTTCCCAGGTACCCCAGATGATCACGATCACGTTCAACGGAGCCGTGAACGTGGACAACATCGACCTGTACGAGGAGATCTTCAACGGGCAGCGGCAAAATCCCAACGGTTGCCAGATCAGAGGAACCTTCTTCGTCTCTCACAAGTACACCAACTACTCGGCGGTCCAAGATCTCCATCGTCGTGGCCACGAGATAGCCGTGTTCTCCCTCACCCACAAGGACGATCCACAATACTGGACCCAGGGCAGTTACGACGATTGGCTGGCGGAGATGGCGGGCGCGAGGCTAATTATCGAACGTTTCGCCAACATTACCGACGGTTCCATCATTGGGATGAGGGCCCCTTACCTGCGGGTGGGCGGTAACAAGCAGTTCGAGATGATGGCCGACCAGTTCTTCGTCTACGACGCCTCCATCACCGCGTCCCTCGGCCGTGTCCCCATCTGGCCCTACACCCTGTACTTCAGGATGCCTCACAAGTGCAACGGGAACGGTGGAAACTGTCCGTCCAGGTCTCATCCAGTGTGGGAGATGGTGATGAACGAGTTGGACAGAAGGGACGATCCCACTTTCGACGAGTCCCTGCCAGGTTGTCACATGGTCGACTCGTGTTCCAACATTCAGACTGGGGAACAGTTCGCCAGGTTGCTCAGGCATAATTTCAACAGGCACTTCAACAGCAACAGGGCACCCCTCGGCCTCCACTTCCACGCCTCGTGGCTGAAGAGCAAGAAGGAGTACAGGGAGGAGTTGATCAAGTTCATCGAGGAGATGCTGGCAAGAAGCGACGTGTACTTTGTTACCATGGTCCAG GTGATCAAATGGATGCAAACACCGACGGAACTCTCGGCGCTCAGAGACTTCCAGGATTGGAAAGAGACGTGCGACGAGAAGGGTCAGCCGTACTGTTCCCTCCCGAACGCCTGCCCGTTGACCACCAGAGAGCTTCCCGGGGAGACCCTTCGTCTGTTCACCTGCATGGAGTGCCCCAACTACTATCCATGGCTGCTCGACCCAACCGGCGACGGTTTCACCGCGAACAAGAAATGA
- the LOC551323 gene encoding uncharacterized protein LOC551323 isoform X2, with the protein MTATTTTATMSPRFLLLLGSLFLLAATQVRAQDEEGADGIDANAEELCQDRPGDEYFRLNVDGDCRDVVRCTKSGLKQITCPSGLAFDLDKQTCDWKGKVTNCDKLEKPRKVLPILRTDEPVCPEGKLSCGNGECVDKELFCNGKPDCKDESDENACTVETDPNRAPDCDPTQCVLPDCYCSADGTRIPGNIEPSQVPQMITITFNGAVNVDNIDLYEEIFNGQRQNPNGCQIRGTFFVSHKYTNYSAVQDLHRRGHEIAVFSLTHKDDPQYWTQGSYDDWLAEMAGARLIIERFANITDGSIIGMRAPYLRVGGNKQFEMMADQFFVYDASITASLGRVPIWPYTLYFRMPHKCNGNGGNCPSRSHPVWEMVMNELDRRDDPTFDESLPGCHMVDSCSNIQTGEQFARLLRHNFNRHFNSNRAPLGLHFHASWLKSKKEYREELIKFIEEMLARSDVYFVTMVQVIKWMQTPTELSALRDFQDWKETCDEKGQPYCSLPNACPLTTRELPGETLRLFTCMECPNYYPWLLDPTGDGFTANKK; encoded by the exons ATGACGGCGACCACCACGACGGCCACCATGTCGCCGAGGTTCCTGCTCCTTCTTGGATCCCTATTTCTGCTTGCCG CAACACAAGTCAGAGCACAGGACGAGGAGGGCGCCGATGGGATCGACGCGAATGCCGAAGAGTTGTGCCAAGATAGGCCAGGGGACGAGTATTTCCGGTTGAACGTCGACGGGGACTGTCGCGATGTCGTAAG GTGCACGAAATCCGGCCTGAAGCAAATCACGTGCCCCAGCGGGTTGGCCTTTGATTTGGACAAACAGACCTGTGACTGGAAGGGCAAAGTCACCAACTGTGACAAGCTCGAGA AGCCGCGTAAGGTGTTGCCCATCCTGAGGACCGACGAACCAGTCTGCCCAGAGGGCAAATTATCGTGTGGTAACGGCGAGTGCGTCGACAAGGAGCTCTTCTGCAACGGTAAACCGGATTGCAAGGACGAATCGGACGAGAATGCGTGCA CGGTGGAAACCGACCCTAACCGTGCACCGGACTGCGACCCAACCCAATGCGTGCTCCCCGACTGTTACTGTTCAGCCGACGGCACCAGGATCCCGGGGAACATCGAGCCTTCCCAGGTACCCCAGATGATCACGATCACGTTCAACGGAGCCGTGAACGTGGACAACATCGACCTGTACGAGGAGATCTTCAACGGGCAGCGGCAAAATCCCAACGGTTGCCAGATCAGAGGAACCTTCTTCGTCTCTCACAAGTACACCAACTACTCGGCGGTCCAAGATCTCCATCGTCGTGGCCACGAGATAGCCGTGTTCTCCCTCACCCACAAGGACGATCCACAATACTGGACCCAGGGCAGTTACGACGATTGGCTGGCGGAGATGGCGGGCGCGAGGCTAATTATCGAACGTTTCGCCAACATTACCGACGGTTCCATCATTGGGATGAGGGCCCCTTACCTGCGGGTGGGCGGTAACAAGCAGTTCGAGATGATGGCCGACCAGTTCTTCGTCTACGACGCCTCCATCACCGCGTCCCTCGGCCGTGTCCCCATCTGGCCCTACACCCTGTACTTCAGGATGCCTCACAAGTGCAACGGGAACGGTGGAAACTGTCCGTCCAGGTCTCATCCAGTGTGGGAGATGGTGATGAACGAGTTGGACAGAAGGGACGATCCCACTTTCGACGAGTCCCTGCCAGGTTGTCACATGGTCGACTCGTGTTCCAACATTCAGACTGGGGAACAGTTCGCCAGGTTGCTCAGGCATAATTTCAACAGGCACTTCAACAGCAACAGGGCACCCCTCGGCCTCCACTTCCACGCCTCGTGGCTGAAGAGCAAGAAGGAGTACAGGGAGGAGTTGATCAAGTTCATCGAGGAGATGCTGGCAAGAAGCGACGTGTACTTTGTTACCATGGTCCAG GTGATCAAATGGATGCAAACACCGACGGAACTCTCGGCGCTCAGAGACTTCCAGGATTGGAAAGAGACGTGCGACGAGAAGGGTCAGCCGTACTGTTCCCTCCCGAACGCCTGCCCGTTGACCACCAGAGAGCTTCCCGGGGAGACCCTTCGTCTGTTCACCTGCATGGAGTGCCCCAACTACTATCCATGGCTGCTCGACCCAACCGGCGACGGTTTCACCGCGAACAAGAAATGA
- the LOC410340 gene encoding prolactin regulatory element-binding protein — MTSRRNNCVLLAKVNFPLYTLQMLTGRHILVGGGGGSSKTGVANGFEIFELSHNGSQFIAEEVTRHETGPSVVMNCTTYNNEKKIWIAAGQESHCQLYNVSSKVVTVKNGEVIKPASDNTKENIRQRKNMDKGEETYVPEERIEEIKDDNSNIKSKRLQLIVKPLDSVQTDFSEVEPLQRIVRISSNGKFMVTGGTDGHIRLWKFPQLYKLNDLDAHLKEIDDIDFCPDSTLFASVAKDGKAFVWNVNNGSKFKDLIWSPPNGLKYMYKRCRFRKLEEEKSKIQLFMLSNAVIGKNTSFLQMWDVNSGNIVKAIPYKETLSALAVSDDGKFVAVGTMFSGSVDIYIAFSLRRALHVPGAHSMFVTGLEFLPTKLDGPTIASNTETAVVSISVDNKICIHSIPFRHTLPFWFVIILIIFSICGAFIFCSYLGI, encoded by the exons atgacTTCTAGAAGGAATAATTGTGTCCTATTGGCCAAGGTAAATTTTCCTTTGTATACCTTGCAGATGTTAACAGGAAGGCATATTCTGgttggtggtggtggaggtTCTTCAAAAACTGGAGTTGCCAATGGATtt gaaatatttgaattgtcTCATAATGGATCTCAATTTATTGCGGAGGAAGTGACCAGACATGAAACAGGTCCCAGCGTTGTTATGAACTGCACAACTtacaataatgaaaagaaaatttggattGCGGCTGGTCAGGAAAGTCACTGTCAGCTTTACAATGTAAGTAGTAAAGTAGTGACTGTGAAAAATGGAGAGGTTATTAAACCAGCTAGTGATAATACTAAGGAAAATATtagacaaagaaaaaatatggataaaGGAGAAGAAACTTATGTTCCTGAAGAAAggatagaagaaattaaagatgacaattcaaatattaaaagcaaAAGACTTCAATTGATAGTAAAACCATTAGACAGTGTACAAACAGATTTTAG TGAGGTGGAACCACTTCAGAGGATTGTTAGAATTAGTTCAAATGGAAAATTCATGGTTACTGGTGGCACAGATGGTCATATAAGATTATGGAAGTTTCCacagttatataaattaaatgatctgGATGCACACTTAAAGGAAATTGATGATATAGATTTCTGTCCAGATAGCACATTATTTGCAAGTGTAGCAAAGGATGGGAAAGCATTTGTATGGAATGTAAATAATGGTTCAAAGTTCAAAGATCTTATTTGGTCACCTCCAaatggattaaaatatatgtataaaaggtgcagatttagaaaattggaggaagaaaaatcaaaaattcaactttttatGCTCTCTAATGCTGTAATTGGAAAGAATACTAGCTTTTTGCAAATGTGGGATGTGAATTCTGGAAATATTGTCAAAGCAATACCCTATAAAGAAACTCTATCTGCTTTAGCTGTTTCGGATGATGGGAAGTTTGTGGCAGTTGGAACGATGTTTTCTGGTAGtgtggatatatatattgcattcaGTTTGAGGAGAGCTTTGCATGTACCTGGTGCACATAGTATGTTTGTAACTGGCCTAGAATTTTTACCAACTAAATTAGATGGCCCTACTATTGCTAGTAACACTGAAACTGCAGTTGTTAGCATTTCTGTGGATAACAAAATTTGCATACATAGTATACCATTTAGac ATACGCTACCATTCTGGTTTGTCATTATACTGATTATTTTCAGTATATGTGGGGCATTCATCTTTTGCAGTTATCTTGGAATATGA
- the LOC408367 gene encoding NADH dehydrogenase [ubiquinone] flavoprotein 1, mitochondrial: MNFTEFANGKMAGAIVRCFQVPRKQLGFLGSLLNSQQQRTFADAALEGKKRGGPLADQDRIFTNLYGRHDWRLKGALKRGDWYKTKEIVEKGADWIINEIKVSGLRGRGGAGFPSGMKWSFMNKPSDGRPKYLVVNGDEGEPGTCKDREILRHDPHKLVEGCLIAGRAMGACAAYIYIRGEFYNEASNMQVAIAEAYQAGLIGKNACGSGYDFDIFVQRGAGAYICGEETALIESIEGKQGKPRLKPPFPADVGLFGCPTTVTNVETVAVAPTICRRGGAWFASFGRPRNHGTKLFNISGHVNNPCTVEEEMSIPLKELIERHAGGVIGGWDNLLGVIPGGSSTPVIPKSVCDTVLLDFDDLVRVQTSFGTAAVIVMNKQTDIIKAIARLISFYKHESCGQCTPCREGISWMYKIMRRFVQGQAEVHEIDMLWELTKQIEMHTICALADGAAWPVQGLIRHFRPEIEARIAQHKQAISN, from the exons ATGAACTTCACAGAGTTCGCAAACGGCAAAATGGCTGGTGCCATTGTACGTTGTTTTCAAGTCCCGAGGAAACAATTGG GTTTCCTTGGGTCGTTGTTGAACAGTCAGCAACAAAGAACATTTGCCGATGCCGCGCTAGAAGGAAAA aaaagaggTGGTCCTCTGGCTGATCAAGATCGCATCTTTACAAATTTGTATGGCAGACACGATTGGAGGTTAAAAGGTGCTCTGAAAAGAGGAGATTGGTATAAAACTAAGGAAATTGTAGAAAAAGGTGCAGACTGGATCATCAATGAAATCAAAGTATCTGGTTTGAGAGGACGCGGAGGTGCAGGATTTCCATCTGGAATGAAATGGTCTTTTATGAACAAACCCTCTGATGGAAGACCAAAATATTTGGTAGTTAACGGCGATGAGGGTGAACCTGGTACTTGTAAAGATCGTGAAATCCTTCGTCACGATCCACATAAACTTGTGGAAGGTTGCTTAATTGCTGGTCGTGCGATGGGAGCGTGTGCTGCGTATATCTATATTCGTGGTGAATTCTATAATGAAGCATCAAATATGCAAGTTGCCATTGCAGAAGCTTACCAAGCTGGTTTGATTGGAAAAAATGCCTGTGGTTCTGGTTACGATTTTGACATCTTTGTACAAAGAGGAGCAGGTGCATACATTTGTGGAGAAGAAACTGCTCTGATTGAATCTATCGAAGGAAAACAAGGAAAACCTAGATTAAAGCCTCCTTTTCCAGCTGATGTTGGATTATTTGGATGCCCCACCACTGTTACAAATGTTGAAACCGTCGCAGTAGCTCCT ACTATTTGCAGACGAGGCGGAGCGTGGTTTGCGTCATTTGGTCGTCCACGTAATCAtggtacaaaattatttaatatctcggGACACGTGAACAATCCTTGCACCGTGGAAGAAGAAATGTCCATTCCTTTGAAAGAACTCATTGAAAGACACGCTGGTGGAGTAATTGGTGGATGGGATAATTTATTGGGTGTAATCCCCGGTGGATCTTCCACTCCTGTTATTCCGAAAAG TGTATGCGATACAGTGTTGTTGGATTTCGACGATCTTGTCAGAGTACAGACTTCTTTCGGTACTGCAGCTGTAATTGTAATGAACAAACAGACCGATATTATCAAAGCTATCGCGCGTTTGATCAGCTTTTATAAGCACGAATCGTGCGGTCAATGTACTCCGTGTCGCGAAGGAATAAGTTGGATGTACAAAATAATGAGAAG ATTTGTTCAGGGACAAGCAGAAGTACACGAAATAGATATGCTTTGGGAGTTGACCAAACAGATTGAAATGCACACTATCTGTGCTTTGGCGGATGGCGCGGCGTGGCCAGTTCAAGGATTGATCAGGCATTTTAGACCGGAAATAGAAGCACGCATTGCACAACACAAACAAGctatatcaaattaa